From a region of the Gossypium raimondii isolate GPD5lz chromosome 10, ASM2569854v1, whole genome shotgun sequence genome:
- the LOC105777027 gene encoding flowering time control protein FPA has product MGPPMNLHKLGKESEESATPSNHLWVGNLSGETVDSDLMELFNKFGALDSVTSYSSRSYAFVYFKRVEDAKAAKDALQGATLHGNQIKIEFARPAKPCKNLWVGGISQTISREELEEEFRKFGKIEDFKFLRDRNTAFVEYFRMEDASQAMISLKGKRIGGEQIRVDFLRSHPSRREQWPNSHDLRDGTFSGRMASSDVHSIAKRPYSQLGGRKVDGQPSKVLWVGYPPSVQIDEQMLHNAMILFGEIEKMKSFPSRHYAFVEFRSVEEARRAKEGLQGRLFNDPRITIMFSSSELAPGKEYGFDSGIKGPRPGMLFGDHLFRPSQMDILGQNNPLLPNTVSGSLPSSGIFGSNVPIRSFSHQGSYDSLLSGQEYNDLSAQHNRRRLSPVPSAQGFRPSPRQASGSWDVYDVNQFQRDAKRSRIEAAMPVDDLAPVIGGGASGPFVNVQGKGRVSPTPGMATAGGPGLSPPDSDYIWRGIIAKGGTPVCHARCVPIGKGLETEIPEVVNCSARTGLDMLAKHYREAIGFDIVFFLPDSEDDFASYTEFLRYLGSKNRAGVAKFDDGTTLFLVPPSEFLTKVLNVLGPERLYGVVLKLAPQVPNAAPPQPNPPVLSQRDYSHLKEELPLQMEYRRVLHEDSKPPVRPLGQATMPSQPPNSSAALSQTGVALTPDLIASLASFLPTTSQSAAVGGVQPPLMTSTTQSSSAHSVAPKGASAQIWNQDQQASEPAAPSFQHFNPSVPLSPVQRYSIHSSAQKALGNTQFQESVISLPQQGAASSMPLNNFPISQQYQPEVPPSIQKVYGMMHATDTSGLYGAPALQQPSNPNVLSNQVHGANVSHPQNVMQADRKNPELPSQAQPLQSVFSGSGQGTSDLEVDKNQRYQSTLQFAASLLLQIQQQQQQQQQQQQQQTNTPDGQGTGS; this is encoded by the exons ATGGGGCCGCCGATGAATCTACATAAGCTAGGGAAAGAATCGGAGGAATCCGCAACGCCGTCGAACCATTTGTGGGTCGGAAATCTGTCGGGCGAGACGGTTGATTCGGATCTGATGGAGTTGTTCAACAAATTCGGCGCACTCGATAGCGTCACCTCATACTCTTCTAGAAGCTACGCTTTTGTCTACTTTAAGCGCGTGGAGGATGCGAAGGCGGCGAAGGACGCTCTCCAAGGAGCCACCTTGCACGGAAACCAAATCAAGATTGAGTTCGCTCGACCG GCAAAACCTTGTAAGAATCTATGGGTTGGTGGAATTAGCCAAACTATTTCGAGGGAAGAATTGGAAGAAGAGTTTCGAAAGTTtggtaaaattgaagatttcAAGTTCCTTAGAGATCGTAATACCgcatttgttgaatattttagaATGGAAGATGCTTCCCAGGCCATGATAAGCTTGAAAGGGAAGCGAATAGGTGGTGAACAGATACGTGTTGATTTTTTGAGATCCCACCCTTCAAGAAGA GAACAATGGCCTAATTCTCATGACCTTAGAGATGGGACTTTTTCTGGTAGGATGGCGTCTTCTGATGTCCATTCCATTGCAAAAAGACCA TATTCTCAATTAGGTGGCCGAAAAGTTGATGGTCAGCCTAGCAAAGTTTTGTGGGTAGGTTATCCTCCCTCTGTGCAAATTGATGAACAAATGCTTCATAATGCCATGATACTCTTTGGTGAGATCGAGAAAATGAAAAGCTTCCCTTCAAGACACTATGCCTTTGTGGAGTTTAGGAGTGTGGAGGAAGCTCGCCGTGCGAAGGAGGGTTTACAGGGTCGCTTATTTAATGATCCGAGGATCACTATTATGTTCTCAAGTAGTGAACTTGCACCTGGGAAAGAATATGGCTTTGATTCAGGCATAAAGGGGCCAAGGCCTGGCATGCTGTTTGGTGACCATCTATTTAGGCCTTCACAAATGGACATTCTTGGTCAAAATAATCCATTACTACCAAATACGGTCTCTGGATCATTACCATCTAGTGGCATTTTTGGATCAAATGTGCCGATCAGGTCTTTTAGTCATCAAGGTAGCTATGATTCTTTGCTTTCAGGTCAAGAATACAATGATTTGTCTGCACAGCATAATCGGAGAAGGCTATCTCCTGTTCCTTCTGCTCAAGGTTTTAGGCCTTCACCGAGACAAGCATCTGGTTCATGGGATGTTTATGACGTGAACCAATTTCAGAGAGATGCAAAACGTTCGAGGATAGAGGCTGCCATGCCTGTAGATGATCTTGCACCAGTAATTGGTGGGGGTGCTTCAGGTCCATTTGTGAATGTCCAGGGGAAGGGTCGTGTAAGTCCAACTCCTGGAATGGCCACTGCTGGTGGACCTGGACTGTCCCCTCCTGATAGTGATTACATATGGAGAGGCATTATTGCTAAGGGTGGAACGCCTGTTTGTCATGCTCGATGTGTTCCCATCGGAAAGGGGTTGGAGACAGAAAT TCCTGAAGTTGTTAACTGTTCAGCCAGAACAGGATTGGATATGCTTGCAAAACACTATCGTGAGGCTATTGGTTTCGATATTGTTTTCTTCTTACCAGACAGTGAAGACGATTTTGCTTCGTACACTGAATTCCTTCGCTACCTTGGTTCAAAAAACAGAGCTGGTGTTGCTAAGTTCGATGATGGGACTACTTTATTTTTGGTGCCTCCATCTGAATTCTTAACAAAGGTTCTAAATGTTTTAGGACCTGAACGGCTCTATGGTGTTGTTTTAAAGTTGGCTCCACAGGTTCCGAATGCTGCACCACCGCAACCGAATCCACCTGTTCTTTCTCAGCGCGATTATAGTCACTTGAAAGAAGAACTGCCTCTGCAGATGGAATATAGAAGGGTTTTGCACGAGGACTCCAAACCTCCTGTAAGACCACTTGGGCAAGCTACCATGCCAAGTCAACCACCCAATAGTTCGGCAGCACTGTCACAAACTGGTGTTGCTTTAACACCTGATCTGATTGCTTCGCTAGCCTCCTTTCTCCCGACAACCTCGCAGTCTGCTGCTGTAGGAGGTGTTCAGCCTCCATTAATGACGTCAACTACACAGTCTTCATCCGCTCATTCAGTAGCACCTAAAGGAGCTTCTGCACAAATTTGGAACCAGGACCAGCAAGCTTCTGAGCCTGCAGCCCCATCTTTCCAACACTTTAATCCTTCAGTACCATTGTCACCAGTTCAGCGTTATTCTATCCATTCTTCTGCCCAAAAGGCCCTTGGCAACACTCAGTTTCAGGAGTCTGTCATTAGCTTGCCACAGCAAGGTGCTGCGTCATCAATGCCATTGAATAATTTCCCTATTAGTCAGCAGTATCAGCCTGAAGTTCCTCCCAGTATACAGAAAGTCTATGGAATGATGCATGCAACTGATACTTCTGGGTTGTACGGTGCACCAGCTCTTCAGCAGCCAAGCAATCCTAATGTTTTGTCTAATCAGGTTCATGGTGCTAATGTTTCCCACCCTCAAAATGTGATGCAAGCTGACAGAAAAAATCCGGAGCTTCCTAGTCAAGCTCAGCCACTGCAATCCGTGTTTTCTGGATCTGGTCAGGGCACATCAGATTTGGAGGTTGATAAGAATCAGCGATACCAGTCAACTTTGCAATTTGCTGCTAGCTTGCTCCTCCAGATTCAGCAGCAGCAACAGCAACAgcaacagcagcagcagcagcagacAAATACTCCTGATGGACAAGGGACTGGGAGTTAA
- the LOC105776974 gene encoding conserved oligomeric Golgi complex subunit 5: MVSPAAIQRSPTTTSSSPLHRLSTFKPPPASSTAASPHPPPPPSSVLDSFAKDPILSPFLSPSFSSTSFSSAALSSGSPASTAEHLLQAIRQLDSQIRSHVLSNHPLLLTQLSSLNNAEISLSTLRSSISSLQSSVRRVRSELSEPHNSILSKTVQLSNLHRTSELLSHSIRAIRLSKKLRDLMASAEAEPDKLDLAKAAQLHTDILTLYEEYDLGGIDMIDEEINAVKEIGTKLRSEAMKVLEKGMEGLNQAEVGTGLQVFYNLGELRATVEQLVSKYKGMGVKSVSVALDMKAISAGGGGGGFGPGGIRGSGTPQIGGSGKAREALWQRMGSCMDQLHSIVVAIWHLQRVLSKKRDPFTHVLLLDEVIKEGDPMPTDRVWEALVKAFATQMKSAFTASSFVKEIFTNGYPKLYSMMENLLDGISHDTDVKGVLPAITLEGKAQMVAAIETFQMAFLGSCLSRLSDIVNSVFPVSSRGSVPSKEQISRILSRIQEEIEAVQLDARLTLLVLREISKVLLLIAERAEYLISTGPEARQVSGPATAAQVKNFALCQHLQEIHTRVTSMIMGLPTIAADVLSPSLGAIYGVACDSITSLFQAMIDRLESCILQIHDQNFSALGMDAAMDNNASPYMEELQKCILHFRREFLSRLLPSSANATTAGTETICTRLVRSMASRVLILFIRHASLVRPLSESGKLRMARDMAELELAVGQNLFPVEQLGAPYRALRAFRPLIFLETSQLGASPLLQDLPPSVILHHLYSRGPDDLQSPLQRNKLTHLQYSLWLDSQGEDQIWKGIKATLDDYATKVRVRGDKEFSPVYPLMLRLGSSLSETAAASQK; the protein is encoded by the exons atggtttCTCCAGCCGCAATCCAAAGATCCCCCACCACCACATCCTCCTCCCCTCTCCACCGTCTCTCCACTTTCAAACCCCCTCCTGCTTCTTCCACCGCCGCTTCTCCTCATCCTCCTCCTCCCCCATCTTCCGTTCTTGACTCTTTCGCCAAAGATCCAATCCTTTCCCCCTTCCTTTCCCCTTCTTTTTCTTCCACCTCCTTCTCCTCTGCCGCACTGTCCTCAGGATCCCCTGCTTCCACCGCCGAACACCTCCTCCAAGCCATCCGCCAACTCGATTCCCAAATCCGTTCCCACGTCCTTTCCAACCACCCTCTCCTCCTCACACAGTTATCTTCTCTTAACAACGCTGAGATTTCCCTCTCCACTCTTAGATCCTCCATCTCTTCTCTTCAATCTTCGGTTCGTCGTGTCCGATCTGAGCTCTCTGAACCCCATAATTCAATCCTCTCCAAAACTGTCCAGCTCTCCAATTTGCATAGGACTTCCGAGCTTCTCTCCCACTCCATACGTGCTATTCGCCTTTCCAAAAAGCTACGGGACCTTATGGCTTCTGCTGAAGCTGAGCCTGATAAGTTGGATCTTGCTAAGGCTGCTCAGTTGCATACTGATATCTTGACCTTGTACGAGGAATATGATCTTGGCGGTATTGATATGATCGACGAGGAAATCAACGCGGTCAAAGAGATAGGGACTAAGTTAAGAAGTGAAGCTATGAAAGTTTTGGAAAAGGGGATGGAAGGGTTGAATCAGGCTGAAGTGGGAACTGGGTTGCAAGTGTTTTACAATCTTGGGGAGTTGAGAGCGACGGTGGAGCAATTGGTGAGTAAATATAAGGGAATGGGTGTGAAGAGTGTGAGTGTGGCGTTGGATATGAAGGCCATTTCAGCTGGTGGTGGAGGTGGCGGATTTGGTCCTGGAGGTATTAGAGGGAGTGGAACACCACAGATTGGGGGCAGTGGGAAGGCAAGAGAGGCGTTGTGGCAGAGGATGGGAAGTTGTATGGATCAGTTGCATTCGATAGTGGTCGCAATTTGGCATTTGCAGAGGGTTTTGTCTAAGAAGAGAGACCCTTTTACACATGTCTTGCTGCTTGATGAAGTCATTAAG GAGGGTGATCCCATGCCAACTGATCGAGTTTGGGAAGCTCTTGTTAAGGCTTTTGCTACTCAAATGAAGTCTGCTTTTACTGCATCAAGTTTTGTCAAAGAGATATTCACAAATGGTTATCCGAAGCTCTACTCTATGATGGAAAACCTTCTTGATGGAATTTCACATGACACTGATGTCAAGGGGGTGTTACCAGCTATAACTTTAGAAGGAAAAGCCCAAATGGTTGCAGCTATTGAAACATTCCAGATGGCTTTCTTAGGTAGCTGCTTAAGCCGGCTGTCAGATATTGTTAATTCTGTTTTTCCAGTCTCCAGCCGTGGTAGTGTTCCCTCCAAGGAACAGATCTCTAGAATTCTTTCTCGCATTCAGGAAGAGATCGAAGCTGTGCAGTTGGATGCTCGATTAACGCTTCTTGTGCTGCGTGAAATTAGTAAAGTTTTGCTGCTGATTGCAGAACGAGCTGAATATCTG ATATCCACTGGTCCTGAAGCACGCCAAGTATCTGGTCCTGCTACGGCAGCTCAGGTCAAGAATTTTGCATTATGTCAGCATCTACAAGAAATTCATACTCGCGTAACTTCTATGATTATGGGGCTTCCAACTATAGCTGCAGATGTATTGTCACCTTCACTTGGTGCAATATATGGCGTTGCTTGTGATTCTATAACATCCTTGTTCCAGGCAATGATTGATCGTCTGGAGTCTTGCATCTTGCAAATCCATGACCAGAACTTTTCTGCCCTTGGCATGGATGCTGCTATGGACAACAATGCTTCGCCTTACATGGAGGAGTTGCAAAAGTGCATTCTTCACTTTCGTCGTGAGTTCCTATCAAGGCTGTTGCCATCTTCAGCCAACGCTACAACTGCAGGAACAGAAACCATATGCACTAGGCTTGTTAGGAGCATGGCTTCAAGGGTTTTGATACTCTTTATCAGGCATGCTTCTCTTGTCAGACCCCTTTCAGAATCAGGCAAGCTGAGAATGGCCAGAGACATGGCTGAGCTAGAATTAGCTGTGGGCCAGAATTTGTTCCCTGTAGAACAACTAGGTGCACCATACCGAGCTCTTAGAGCATTCCGACCGCTTATCTTCTTGGAAACGTCTCAACTGGGAGCATCTCCTCTTCTCCAAGATTTACCTCCAAGTGTTATACTTCATCATCTTTATTCCCGAGGCCCTGATGACTTGCAATCACCACTCCAGAGGAACAAGCTTACTCATTTGCAATATTCATTGTGGCTGGATTCTCAAGGGGAAGATCAGATCTGGAAAGGAATCAAGGCAACTCTAGATGATTATGCTACAAAGGTTAGGGTTAGGGGAGACAAGGAGTTCAGTCCTGTGTATCCTCTTATGCTTCGATTAGGCTCATCGTTGAGTGAAACTGCAGCTGCATCTCAAAAATGA